A genomic window from Micromonospora violae includes:
- a CDS encoding lipopolysaccharide biosynthesis protein, protein MTAATRPPAGADESQPPAVASEQATPSPAGDSGSAETRRSARSGVAGLLGAATSGLFGFVLAVVITRAYGTAGAGAFFAAIGVVTVATAICTLGAETGLMWALPRRSAGVRGDAARVLPVALIPPLLTGLLVAGVGVLAADALAPRLLRGSGASGHALLTVTFAAVPVVVAMTLLLAALRCVRPIRAYVGVQFLLLPVARPVLVGAAALAGGGLLAGMSGWLVPAALALLACLILVAGPLGLGRGAALRPRRGDWSTFWRFALPRAASAAIDAGSMWVGVLLTSVLAGPADAGVFGAVGRYVLAGQLAMQGLRVAVSPQLSRLLGRGERGAAAAVHRQLTTWGLVLSWPVYLLLAVFALAFLQLFGPEFTAGVPAMTVLAVAMLVNTGVGNVQSLLLMGGRSGLHLVATVAGLTMTVSLGLWLIPDHGATGAAVAWAAGIATENLTVAGFARSVVREPLFDAAMVRAAVATIAGVGLAAGVGVLVGGRGLPGLAVALAVLLAGCVGMLTLPRVRAGIRGTMRQIRGGDNAAAAARPTSASTRGR, encoded by the coding sequence ATGACCGCCGCCACCCGGCCGCCGGCCGGGGCCGACGAGAGCCAGCCGCCCGCCGTCGCGTCGGAGCAGGCCACCCCGTCGCCCGCCGGTGACTCCGGGTCGGCCGAGACCCGCCGCAGCGCGCGCAGCGGCGTGGCCGGCCTGCTCGGCGCGGCCACCAGCGGGTTGTTCGGGTTCGTGCTGGCCGTCGTGATCACCCGGGCGTACGGCACGGCCGGCGCGGGCGCGTTCTTCGCCGCGATCGGGGTGGTCACCGTGGCCACCGCGATCTGCACGCTCGGCGCGGAGACCGGTCTGATGTGGGCGCTGCCCCGCCGCAGCGCCGGCGTACGCGGTGACGCGGCCCGGGTCCTCCCGGTGGCGCTGATCCCGCCGCTGCTGACCGGGCTGCTGGTCGCCGGCGTGGGTGTGCTGGCCGCCGACGCGCTCGCGCCCCGACTGCTGCGCGGCTCCGGCGCGAGCGGCCACGCGCTGCTCACCGTCACGTTCGCCGCGGTGCCGGTGGTCGTCGCGATGACCCTGCTGCTGGCCGCGCTGCGCTGCGTGCGGCCCATCCGGGCGTACGTCGGGGTGCAGTTCCTGCTGCTGCCGGTCGCCCGACCGGTGCTGGTCGGCGCCGCCGCGCTGGCCGGTGGTGGGCTGCTGGCCGGCATGAGCGGCTGGTTGGTGCCGGCGGCGTTGGCGCTGCTGGCGTGCCTCATCCTGGTCGCCGGCCCGCTCGGGCTGGGCCGGGGCGCGGCGCTGCGTCCGCGCCGCGGCGACTGGTCGACGTTCTGGCGTTTCGCGCTGCCCCGGGCCGCCTCGGCGGCGATCGACGCCGGCAGCATGTGGGTGGGTGTGCTGCTCACCTCGGTGCTGGCGGGGCCGGCGGACGCTGGCGTGTTCGGTGCCGTCGGCCGGTACGTGCTGGCTGGTCAGCTGGCCATGCAGGGGTTGCGGGTGGCGGTGTCTCCGCAACTGTCCCGGCTGCTCGGGCGGGGCGAGCGGGGCGCGGCGGCGGCCGTGCACCGGCAGTTGACCACCTGGGGGCTGGTGCTGTCCTGGCCGGTGTACCTGCTGCTGGCGGTCTTCGCGTTGGCCTTCCTCCAGCTGTTCGGGCCGGAGTTCACCGCCGGGGTGCCGGCCATGACGGTGCTCGCGGTGGCGATGTTGGTCAACACCGGAGTGGGCAACGTGCAGAGCCTGCTCCTGATGGGCGGGCGCAGCGGGCTGCACCTGGTCGCCACCGTGGCCGGGTTGACGATGACCGTCTCGCTGGGTCTCTGGCTGATCCCCGACCACGGCGCGACGGGCGCGGCGGTGGCCTGGGCGGCCGGCATCGCCACCGAGAACCTCACCGTCGCCGGGTTCGCCCGGTCGGTGGTGCGGGAGCCGCTGTTCGACGCCGCGATGGTGCGGGCCGCGGTGGCCACCATCGCCGGTGTGGGCCTGGCCGCCGGTGTCGGCGTGCTGGTGGGCGGTCGCGGCCTGCCCGGCCTCGCGGTGGCGCTGGCGGTGCTGCTGGCCGGCTGCGTCGGCATGTTGACGTTGCCCCGGGTACGAGCCGGCATCCGGGGGACCATGAGGCAGATCCGTGGAGGGGACAACGCGGCCGCGGCCGCCAGGCCCACCTCGGCATCGACGAGAGGCAGGTGA
- a CDS encoding acyltransferase yields the protein MVRLVFAVKRGWYKLRYRRLTLGRDVEIRGRIRLRRGVRVTIGDRTRLNKLVRFAGPGEVRVGADCLLNATWIGTWTSVTVGDRCLLSDCELLDNDFHNLPPEQRHEPPGPLTRAPIVLEDNVWVGAHALVLKGVRVGRDSVVGAATVVRTDVAPGVVVVGNPQQTVKKFHD from the coding sequence CTGGTGCGTCTGGTCTTCGCGGTCAAACGCGGCTGGTACAAGCTCCGTTACCGGCGGTTGACACTCGGCCGGGACGTGGAGATCCGCGGCCGGATCCGGTTGCGGCGCGGCGTGCGGGTCACCATCGGTGACCGCACCCGCTTGAACAAACTCGTCCGCTTCGCCGGCCCCGGCGAGGTACGCGTCGGCGCGGACTGCCTGCTCAACGCCACCTGGATCGGCACCTGGACGTCAGTGACAGTGGGAGACCGATGCCTCCTGTCGGACTGCGAGCTGCTCGACAACGACTTCCACAACCTGCCCCCCGAGCAGCGGCACGAACCGCCCGGCCCGCTCACCCGTGCCCCGATCGTCCTGGAGGACAACGTCTGGGTCGGTGCGCACGCCCTGGTCCTCAAGGGTGTGCGGGTCGGCCGGGACAGCGTCGTCGGAGCGGCCACGGTGGTCCGCACGGACGTAGCACCCGGCGTCGTGGTCGTCGGCAATCCTCAACAGACGGTGAAGAAGTTCCATGACTGA
- a CDS encoding sulfotransferase domain-containing protein has protein sequence MVSIRDRVKQLVPTQVTTRVKESLVDYGVRTSDRRPLPDFLIIGTKRGGTTSLWNYLIQHPLVPRLFPAWNTKSAHYFEEHWGRGEAWYRSHFPTERQREALSKRHGGPARVGEAAPLYMFHPLAAQRVAALMPTVKLIVLLRDPVERAYSHWKERRTHGIEPLDFAAALAAEPERTAGERERLIAEPESFSEPYDWYTYRARGRYLEHLEPWLERFAREQILFLPSEDLYRDSRATYRRTLDFLGLPAYDLPNFKVYNDRRSAPLEPTVRAELTDYYRPYNDALRARLGLDLDWADRAA, from the coding sequence GTGGTGTCCATCCGTGACCGGGTCAAGCAGCTGGTTCCGACCCAGGTGACCACCCGGGTGAAGGAGTCGCTGGTCGACTACGGCGTTCGCACCAGCGATCGCCGGCCGCTGCCGGACTTCCTGATCATCGGAACGAAACGGGGCGGCACCACCTCCCTGTGGAACTACCTCATCCAGCACCCGTTGGTGCCCCGGCTCTTCCCGGCGTGGAACACCAAGTCCGCGCACTACTTCGAGGAGCACTGGGGTCGCGGCGAGGCCTGGTACCGTTCGCACTTCCCGACCGAACGGCAGCGCGAGGCCCTGTCCAAGCGGCACGGCGGGCCGGCCCGGGTCGGTGAGGCCGCCCCGCTGTACATGTTCCACCCGCTCGCCGCGCAGCGGGTCGCCGCGCTGATGCCGACGGTGAAACTCATCGTGCTGCTGCGCGACCCGGTGGAGCGGGCGTACTCGCACTGGAAGGAACGCCGCACCCACGGCATCGAACCACTGGACTTCGCCGCCGCCCTCGCCGCCGAGCCGGAGCGTACGGCGGGGGAGCGCGAGCGGTTGATCGCCGAGCCGGAATCGTTCAGCGAGCCGTACGACTGGTACACGTACCGGGCCCGGGGGCGTTATCTGGAGCACCTGGAGCCGTGGCTGGAGCGCTTCGCCCGGGAGCAGATCCTCTTCCTGCCCAGCGAGGACCTGTACCGCGACTCGCGCGCGACCTACCGGCGCACCCTGGACTTCCTCGGCCTGCCGGCGTACGACCTGCCCAACTTCAAGGTCTACAACGACCGGCGCTCGGCACCGTTGGAGCCCACGGTGCGCGCCGAGCTGACCGACTACTACCGACCGTACAACGACGCGTTGCGTGCGCGGCTCGGGCTGGACCTCGACTGGGCGGACCGGGCGGCGTGA
- a CDS encoding delta-60 repeat domain-containing protein, with protein sequence MVALAITAAALGVPTTASAAVVPVPTTATLVSANPADATPHARDGETRAFAQVGNTVFVGGSFTQLRQTASSAWITQRYLFAYDRTTGTMSTTFLPVLDGAVNTLIAGPGGTLIVGGAFKNVNGVSRKNLVALDPSTGAIIDSWVGRSDGGNVRDLVLNGNWLYVAGAFNWLNGTAHAGLARLNATTGAIDPSFTIDATVGRHGTASYVWAIDVTPDGDTLVVGGNFTLVNGLSRNQMALVDVSGTPTVLDWSTDKFVPPCASPATFVHYVQDVRFGGDGSWFVVGTNGGGGWPAAYCDALVRFETAARGSGQLATWVDFTGNDTITSVEVADNVIYLGGHFRWLNNPNASDKAGTGAIDRLGIAAVTPATGLPVNWNPRRSGSASMPSGTSNWGSSVPVLWRGSDGLYFGHNSDGMGEEYHGRLGMFPAAGGRTIAPKNPPSATTGNLYLGTGSGTLAKVPFDGTALGTATTVSQPAYTAAGATWRVDDRIYWSHTVAGTPTGSRIDVSLFNGGAIGSPWEASGYNDWYNPALLTGAFFLDGRLYYTRTGANNLYYRYFEIDGNYLGATEFTLPSTGVTWSAVRGMAWVGGNIVYGSTDGALRSVPFDPTAAPSAVVNGTAATVISSATPELSWSTPSTFFSVQ encoded by the coding sequence ATGGTCGCGTTGGCGATCACCGCCGCAGCTCTGGGCGTGCCCACCACCGCGTCGGCCGCTGTGGTTCCGGTCCCGACGACGGCGACTCTGGTGTCGGCGAACCCCGCCGACGCGACCCCGCACGCGCGAGACGGTGAGACCCGTGCCTTCGCGCAGGTGGGCAACACGGTCTTCGTCGGCGGCAGCTTCACCCAGCTCCGGCAGACCGCCAGCTCCGCGTGGATCACGCAGCGCTACCTCTTCGCGTACGACCGGACCACCGGCACCATGTCGACCACCTTCCTGCCGGTGCTCGACGGCGCGGTCAACACCCTCATCGCCGGCCCCGGCGGCACGCTGATCGTGGGTGGCGCCTTCAAGAACGTCAACGGCGTCTCGCGCAAGAACCTGGTGGCGCTCGACCCGTCGACCGGTGCGATCATCGACAGCTGGGTCGGGCGCTCCGACGGCGGCAACGTCCGTGACCTGGTGCTCAACGGCAACTGGTTGTACGTGGCCGGTGCGTTCAACTGGCTCAACGGCACCGCGCACGCCGGTCTCGCCCGGCTCAACGCGACCACCGGCGCGATCGACCCGAGCTTCACCATCGACGCCACCGTCGGGCGGCACGGCACCGCGTCGTACGTCTGGGCCATCGACGTCACGCCGGACGGCGACACGCTGGTCGTCGGCGGCAACTTCACCCTCGTCAACGGCCTGTCGCGCAACCAGATGGCGTTGGTGGACGTCTCCGGGACCCCCACGGTGCTCGACTGGAGCACCGACAAGTTCGTTCCGCCGTGCGCGTCGCCGGCGACCTTCGTGCACTACGTGCAGGACGTGCGGTTCGGTGGCGACGGCAGTTGGTTCGTGGTCGGCACCAACGGCGGCGGTGGCTGGCCGGCCGCGTACTGCGACGCCCTGGTTCGGTTCGAGACCGCGGCGCGGGGCAGCGGCCAGCTCGCCACCTGGGTCGACTTCACCGGCAACGACACCATCACCTCGGTCGAGGTGGCGGACAACGTGATCTACCTGGGCGGGCACTTCCGCTGGCTGAACAACCCGAACGCCAGCGACAAGGCCGGCACGGGCGCGATCGACCGGCTCGGCATCGCCGCCGTCACCCCGGCGACCGGTCTGCCGGTGAACTGGAACCCGCGCCGTAGCGGCAGTGCCTCGATGCCCTCGGGCACCAGCAACTGGGGTTCGTCGGTGCCGGTGCTCTGGCGCGGCTCGGACGGCCTCTACTTCGGGCACAACTCCGACGGTATGGGCGAGGAGTACCACGGTCGGCTCGGCATGTTCCCGGCTGCCGGCGGACGCACCATCGCCCCGAAGAACCCGCCGTCGGCCACCACCGGCAACCTCTACCTGGGCACCGGCTCGGGCACCCTGGCGAAGGTGCCGTTCGACGGCACCGCGCTGGGCACCGCGACCACGGTCAGCCAGCCCGCGTACACGGCGGCCGGTGCGACCTGGCGGGTGGACGACCGGATCTACTGGTCGCACACGGTGGCTGGCACGCCCACCGGTAGCCGGATCGACGTCTCGCTCTTCAACGGGGGCGCGATCGGCTCGCCGTGGGAGGCGTCCGGCTACAACGACTGGTACAACCCGGCGCTGCTGACCGGTGCCTTCTTCCTCGACGGCCGGCTCTACTACACCCGTACCGGGGCCAACAACCTCTACTACCGCTACTTCGAGATCGACGGCAACTACCTCGGTGCCACCGAGTTCACCCTGCCGAGCACCGGAGTGACCTGGTCGGCGGTGCGGGGCATGGCCTGGGTGGGTGGCAACATCGTCTACGGCTCCACCGACGGTGCGCTGCGGAGTGTGCCGTTCGACCCGACGGCCGCGCCGAGCGCGGTGGTCAACGGCACCGCGGCGACCGTCATCAGCAGTGCGACGCCCGAGTTGTCCTGGTCTACCCCATCGACGTTCTTCTCCGTACAGTAA
- a CDS encoding O-antigen ligase family protein: MPPSAPPQLPLWPLSMMFGLVPLWWLLGAFYLGWPLLGALLLALLLTRGRVPLPPAVGIWLLFLAIVVVSATQLSSPASLLTFALRLAFYLTALVVGVYVYAAARERASLVAVLTPLCAFWFGLVALGWLGVLVPRLAMTTPMEVLLPGGVASTPFIQDMVHLTTAEYSARSLNPIFRPAAPFAYTNNYGSAYAMTLPCVVAFAMLRRQGVLRWALLASLPLSLAPAFLTLNRAMFLSLGAGLAVLGVRASLRGNVRVAASIVGVVVIGGLATFFIPITELINKRVDSSDTNTDRLSLYTEVIRRVQESPWLGYGAPVNVDTVSAAAPIGTQGQLWMVLFSHGVPALICFLAWFVAAAVICARATSAAGQWLAVVPVVCLVQIPFYGMANQNLAVAFFAVAFAMALAERERLTRLAGSPPTVAPTAPVPA; this comes from the coding sequence CTGCCGCCGTCCGCGCCGCCACAGCTGCCGCTCTGGCCGCTGTCGATGATGTTCGGCCTGGTGCCGCTCTGGTGGCTGCTCGGTGCGTTCTACCTCGGCTGGCCACTGCTGGGTGCGCTGCTGCTCGCGTTGCTGCTCACCCGGGGGCGGGTGCCGCTGCCGCCGGCGGTCGGCATCTGGCTGCTCTTCCTCGCCATCGTGGTGGTCAGCGCCACCCAGCTGTCGTCGCCCGCCTCGCTGCTCACCTTCGCCCTGCGGCTGGCCTTCTACCTGACCGCGCTGGTGGTCGGCGTCTACGTCTACGCCGCCGCCCGGGAACGCGCCAGCCTGGTGGCCGTGCTCACCCCGCTCTGCGCGTTCTGGTTCGGGCTGGTGGCGCTGGGCTGGCTCGGGGTGCTGGTGCCCCGGCTGGCCATGACGACGCCGATGGAGGTGCTGCTGCCCGGCGGGGTGGCCAGCACCCCGTTCATCCAGGACATGGTGCACCTGACCACCGCCGAATACAGCGCCCGTTCGCTCAACCCGATCTTCCGGCCGGCCGCGCCGTTCGCGTACACCAACAACTACGGCAGCGCGTACGCCATGACCCTGCCCTGTGTGGTGGCCTTCGCGATGCTGCGCCGGCAGGGGGTGCTGCGCTGGGCGTTGCTGGCGTCGCTGCCGCTGTCGCTGGCGCCGGCGTTCCTCACCCTCAACCGGGCGATGTTCCTCAGCCTCGGCGCCGGCCTGGCGGTGCTCGGGGTGCGGGCCAGCCTGCGCGGCAACGTCCGGGTGGCCGCGTCCATCGTCGGGGTGGTGGTGATCGGCGGGCTGGCCACGTTCTTCATCCCGATCACCGAGCTGATCAACAAGCGGGTCGACTCCAGCGACACCAACACCGACCGGCTCTCGCTCTACACCGAGGTGATCCGCCGGGTGCAGGAGTCGCCGTGGTTGGGCTACGGCGCTCCGGTCAACGTCGACACCGTCTCGGCGGCCGCGCCGATCGGCACCCAGGGGCAGTTGTGGATGGTGCTGTTCAGCCACGGCGTACCGGCGCTCATCTGTTTCCTGGCCTGGTTCGTCGCCGCCGCGGTGATCTGCGCCCGGGCGACCTCGGCGGCCGGGCAGTGGCTGGCGGTGGTGCCGGTGGTCTGTCTCGTGCAGATCCCGTTCTACGGCATGGCGAACCAGAACCTGGCGGTCGCGTTCTTCGCGGTCGCCTTCGCGATGGCGCTGGCAGAACGCGAACGGCTGACCCGGTTGGCCGGGTCGCCTCCGACGGTGGCGCCGACCGCGCCGGTGCCGGCATGA
- a CDS encoding lipopolysaccharide biosynthesis protein, with product MTDAAPGPWPTDGPSAGTSRAVTLTDLLRVPMHRLRLVVAVAMVGLLAALGYVLLVPAAMTASAVVAVRPVVTDAFTPSGAGADRAVNMNVESGIATGTEVVQRLANSAGGDPRDIRNALEVEVPTGGQILRFSYQARDAHQAVQSANLAAEAYLSVRRAMYEQQRAEMLRSYDESITKVVAQQTALQKRANTAKDTAAGDALVAELSGINNQLTQLNAARTEIAAVDVNPGWVTQTAEKALVTSAGHRPLYLVAGLLGGALVGIVLAYLWESTDRRVRSVADGRDASGLPLLGTVRRPAFRGSPRAVDADVRYVAMAVAERVRQPARVALVTAREDATALTAGLAVALAVDGREVFVADDSGRVERLRASVLADRGRLPIDPSRPLVPKPRPAGSTPAAGAAADTPPARRPSPHPPGARPSTDPDATLTLPRVSSARPDNGRVIGPDEVAVGMGSVRFGTWRQGADHGLVLFNAPPAESDERGVAVARQGSAVVVVERDRTRQSDLRRLVERLRAAGVTPLGFVLTRNGRA from the coding sequence ATGACTGATGCAGCGCCCGGCCCCTGGCCCACGGACGGACCGTCCGCCGGCACCTCGCGTGCCGTGACACTGACCGACCTGCTGCGGGTGCCGATGCACCGGTTGCGGTTGGTGGTGGCGGTCGCCATGGTCGGTCTGCTCGCCGCGCTCGGCTACGTGCTGCTGGTGCCGGCGGCGATGACCGCGAGCGCCGTGGTCGCGGTCCGGCCGGTGGTGACCGACGCCTTCACCCCCAGCGGCGCGGGTGCCGACCGCGCGGTCAACATGAACGTGGAGAGCGGCATCGCCACCGGCACCGAGGTGGTGCAGCGGCTCGCCAACTCGGCCGGCGGCGATCCCCGCGACATCCGCAACGCGCTCGAGGTCGAGGTGCCCACCGGTGGGCAGATCCTGCGCTTCAGTTACCAGGCGCGCGACGCGCACCAGGCCGTGCAGAGCGCCAACCTGGCCGCCGAGGCCTACCTGAGCGTGCGCCGGGCCATGTACGAGCAGCAGCGCGCCGAGATGCTGCGCTCCTACGACGAGAGCATCACGAAGGTCGTCGCCCAGCAGACCGCGTTGCAGAAGCGGGCGAACACCGCCAAGGACACCGCGGCCGGCGACGCGCTGGTGGCCGAGCTGTCCGGGATCAACAACCAGCTCACCCAGCTCAACGCCGCGCGTACCGAGATCGCGGCGGTCGACGTCAACCCCGGCTGGGTCACCCAGACCGCCGAGAAGGCGCTGGTCACCTCCGCCGGGCACCGGCCGCTCTATCTCGTCGCCGGCCTGCTCGGCGGGGCGCTGGTCGGCATCGTGCTGGCGTACCTCTGGGAGTCGACCGACCGGCGGGTCCGTTCGGTCGCCGACGGCCGGGACGCCTCCGGTCTCCCGCTGCTCGGCACGGTACGCCGACCGGCGTTCCGGGGCAGCCCTCGGGCGGTCGACGCCGACGTCCGGTACGTGGCGATGGCGGTCGCCGAGCGGGTCCGGCAACCCGCCCGGGTGGCGCTGGTCACCGCCCGGGAGGACGCCACCGCGCTCACCGCCGGCCTCGCGGTGGCGCTCGCCGTGGACGGCCGGGAGGTCTTCGTCGCCGACGACAGCGGACGGGTCGAGCGGCTGCGGGCCAGTGTGCTCGCCGACCGGGGGCGGCTGCCCATCGACCCGTCCCGGCCGCTGGTGCCCAAACCGCGACCCGCCGGCAGCACACCGGCCGCCGGTGCCGCCGCGGACACCCCGCCCGCCCGCCGACCCTCCCCGCACCCGCCCGGCGCTCGCCCGTCCACCGACCCGGACGCCACGCTGACGCTGCCCCGGGTGTCGTCCGCCCGCCCCGACAACGGTCGCGTCATCGGCCCGGACGAGGTCGCCGTGGGGATGGGCAGTGTCCGGTTCGGCACCTGGCGGCAGGGCGCGGACCACGGGCTGGTCCTGTTCAACGCCCCGCCGGCGGAGTCCGACGAGCGCGGTGTGGCCGTGGCCCGGCAGGGCAGCGCGGTGGTGGTCGTGGAGCGCGACCGCACCCGGCAGAGCGACCTGCGACGCCTGGTGGAGCGGCTGCGCGCCGCCGGGGTCACCCCGCTGGGCTTCGTGCTCACCCGCAACGGTCGGGCCTGA